Genomic DNA from Panthera leo isolate Ple1 chromosome E3, P.leo_Ple1_pat1.1, whole genome shotgun sequence:
GGAGGTGGGGACGCGGCGCAGGAAGCGGACACGGGGCGCCGGCGGCCTCTCCCTCACCTGGAATCTCGGTCTCGGTGTTtgtctttggatttctttttcttctttgattttttgtgCTTCTTCGCTTTCGGCTCTTCTAAAGGCTCCTTCTGTGCGCCTCTCCAGGCTCTCTTCTCTCCGCGACCGTCGCCGTTTTCCAGGCTGTCGTACCTCCGTTTCCGCGACTTGACGTTCTCGTGGTCGTGAAACCGGCCGGCGAGGTCACAGGTGTCGGCTTCGGCTCCAGGCGCGATCTTCTCGTGGGGGTGCTTCTCGGGGTAGGggaggggcgcggggggcgggccTGCGCGGGGGCTGAAGCGGTGCCGACCCTTCCCCTTAGCGGCCGCCTCGCAGCCCTTCCTGCTCCTGTAGCAGTCCCGGTAGGGCCGGCCGGCCGCGGCCGCCTTGTCGTACGGGCGCTCGTGGAAGGGCCTCCACTCCCGCGCCGCGTACAGGGCGTACCTGTCGTGGTAATACCGGCACTTGTCCCAGCGCAGCTTCTCGGGGTAGTACTTCTCCCGGGCCCAGGGGTGCTCGCCCTCCGAGTGGTGGTACCGGCCCCACTCCTGCTCCGAGCCGCCCCGGCTCCGAGGGTGGTGGTGGCCGTACCTGGCCAGGGAGCGCGGCTCGCCGGGGCTGGCCCGCTCGCCGTGGCAGGGGTGGTGCTGGCTCCCGCCGCAGTGCTCCGTCCGGTAGCGGTCCTGCCTGGGCCGCTCCCTCGTGTACGAGCGCCGCTTTCGGTGGTAGCGGTCCTCGGTCTTGCTCCGGCTCTCCCTCGCGCGTTCTCCGCTGGAGGAACGATCTCTTCGGTTGCGGTAATGTCCTCGGTCAACTCTTCTGAGGATACTGATTTTTTCCTTAACCGGAGAGCGATCTGGAACTTTCTGTCCCACCTTATTCTCTTCACGTTTTTCACCGTGACTCTGCTCGGGGCCTCCTTCCGAGCGATGCTCTGTACCCGTGTCtacttggggggaggggaggtcggAGGCGGCCGCGCCCGCGCCCTTCCAAGGGCCCTCCGTGTCCGTGTCTGCGCGCTTGTCTCCGCTGACGCAGAAGGGCTCGTGCTCGCAGGCGCCCTCGGAACGAGCCGGGGGACTTGGGCTCGAACCCTGCGCCGCCTCCACGGCGGCCGAGGCCCGCGGGCTGTCTGTGCGCGTCCCTGATGCAGCCTGGGCTGGTCTGCTCTGGTCGTCTGTTAAATCCCCGGGGCCGCACGGCTTAGGGAGCGGATCGTCCCCCGCGCCGTTCCTGGTGCTGCCGCAGAGATCGTCGGCACCGGGCGAAAACTCCTCGGGTTTGGCTGCAATGTTTTCAGAGACTTCTTCTTTGGTAGATTGGATGCTGGGGTCCGAGGGTGGCGAGGCCTTCTTTAATTTGCTGCTAAGACTCGTGAGCGTCTCTGGTTTCTCCCGGGAATCAGGAGAGGGGCTGCCAGGCTCGAGCTCTGCGCCGGGACCCTCTGCAGGACCTTCCTCGGCTCCAGGTGAACTGCAGCCCCGGCAAAACAGAGAAATCGACACATCAGTCATTGGCTCCATTGTTCTAGAGCCCACGGGGACAAAAACTTCCAAGACCTTCACTGACTAAATGATCTATGCCTTTAACATACCTGGCTCTACTCGATATGGGGCTTCTCCATTTTGGAAATTTCggcattttccctttccctcattaaataaaaataaaaatcttcctatCAGGCTCATCTACTATCCCGCTTCTCAGCTACGGTAACTCTGCTGTTCTAGGCTCCTCTGTCTTCAGATACACTTCTAATCCCTAGTACCTATGAGGCATCGGGAAAGCAGGACGATGGCTGGAGGCTCGGACTTTCCTCCTGCGTCTCTCCTGAGCCTCAGAGCTAGAGTTGCTGCCTCCCAACAGAGCCAACAGCTCCTTGAACTACTTATGAACCGGGAGCAATCAGGGAGGCTTCAGAAAACCTTCTTGTGGTAAACAAACTCTGCCCTCGACTGCTACAGAGCTCCCGAGGCACTGTCAAGGTTAATGCAGGTTGGCAGCAAACAATAAAAACCCTACAGTGGCCCCACTTTTTCGTGGGAAGATACctgggagagagaacacagatgAGATCAGTACAGGACAAGTTACCTCCAGCGTGTCAGTGAGATTCTTGAGCCTGCGTGTACACACCCACTCGGTTACGATACACACGTGGCTGTGTTTATACAACCATCTACGGCCATCCTCACACACATTACATTTGGGGGCAAACTAAGCTAGACTAGGAGAGAAACAACAGGAGAATCATTACAAAGTCACTGAGGGTTCAGGCTGTCTCCTCTTTAAGGTAAACTggagggacgcccgggtggctgagtcggttggagggacgcctgggtggctcagtcggttgggcatccgactcacGTTcggctcatgtcttgatctctcggtctgtgggtctgggccccgcgtcgggctctgtgctgacagctcagagcccgaagcctgcttgggattctgtgtctccctctctctctgcccttcccctactgtgctccgtctctctttctctcaaaaataaacattaagaaaataaaattaaaaattaaaaaaatacacataccaattaaaaaaacaaaacattaaatggGGAGATACACTCTCATCTATGAATGCAATTTCAGAATTGTACAAGGAgcataacaaaatatttgcaacttgGTAGAGTCCAGAAGCCCTGCCCTATACTCTCAACGAGTCTTCCATGTGTTTGTCATTAGAAGGATTAAGTGAGACAGTCAGTGCTAGGTGTCCGATTCAGAAGCGGGCTGTGACATCCCTAAGCCGAGACACGAGGCTGGGCAGGAGAAAACGTTACCTCGAGGACATCGTTTTCATGGGAAAATTATCAGCCtgataaatttttctttcctaagaggCACTTAACACATTCTACAGGTTATTCACATCGTTCACGGTAAGGTCCACGCAGGTTCCCCAAGGCTCACGGGAAGGCTCACGCAGAGTTCACAGAGCGTACCCGCCGGGGCGCGGTTATGATCGCCCGCTGCGGGGTTTCGTTGCCTCGCTGTTGATCGTCTTACCTTGTCTCTTCGGTGGCGCCTTTCACTTTGCTGCCGAGTTTGAAGGTCTCTAAGATGTTGTCTTccgggagagggggcaggggagcggGCATCGActacaacaaaaaacaaagctctCTCAGCTCTAGCAGCCGCCGGGCGCCTCCTGAAATCCGGCCAAGCGAGCGGCTGTACGTGAGAGTCGAGGCAaagctcccccccgccccctgcctgaCCCCCAAAACGCTCACCTTTCCGGGAAGACCGTTCGCCTTAGAAAAGGGATTTTCTGAGGGTAGGGCAGGCTGGACTGGGCAGCGGGCACCATCGCAGGGCAGACCGTTCTCTTTCAGGTCGCTGTCTGGACTTTCAGCACCATTTAGAGCAACAGGCTCTCGAAGCTCGAGCGGAGAGGCCTCGTCGTCTTCAGCATCCTGCACGGAAGAGTTCGAGCTCTCGATCGTACCGAGACCGTTCTCCTTGCCCGGGCCCTTTGCCTCCTCGTCAGACTCCTCGGACGACTCGGCACCGTAGGGCACCAGGACACTGGAGCGCAGCTTGGACTTGCCGTTCATCACAGGCTTAGAACAGGACTCACTCGGGGTCATCTGCTTCGTGACTTTGCTAGAAACTGCCGTCATAGATGCGCTCGAGGTAGACTGCATTGCAGAACTGGTGACGGTGGAGGAGGGAACCGGCTTGCTCGGGGTGTCCAGAGAAGGGCCGTGAAGGCTGGGCTGAGACTGGCCTTGGCGAACAGGTAACTTGTTGTGAATACTGATcgtgattttttgtttcttgggatgTTCTGGAATCACAGAGGGCCTGTTGACGGACCAGTTCTGAACAGAAGTCGAAGCATTAACAGACCCGGCCCGGCTGACACTGGAATTTCCACTAGGACTTGCCATGGAGCTGCTCGGTGCTTCTTTCGACGGTCCGGTCCCGTTTAAGTGAGGTGGGTTCTGGAAGAAAGAAGGCCTCAGCTGCTGAGAGCCTCAGGGACGGTCACAGACATGGCACCCACTCTGGGGGGGGCCCTTCCCATCtggctcctctttttcttttttggaatacCAAGTTCCCCACACCGAGAAACACCCCCTCCTCTCGTCCACTCCCGACCACCATGAACTTTGCGTGGGTTAATCAGCACACTGGGACCACTACTGCTGTCAGAGAGCAACCCCAGACCGGATCCTTTCTGCTCCGATCTGACAGAAACGAACAGGCCCCCTGAGGCACGGAGACGCGTACGTTCACCTCGCTTGTGTTTCTCGGGAGCCCAACGCTGTACAGACAGAGCGCCAGCCCGTGGAGAATTACCACTGGCCAAGGGAGCCGGGGAGACGGGTCACACGGGCAGACACGCAAGAGCTGCTTCAGGCACCACGCCCCCCTCCTGCCCTGTCACCTCTGAATCCTACTCACAGGTGTTTTGCTCCAGACCCCACCCGCGCTGCTCTAACCTCGAGGGGCAAACCGGCAGTCACGGGTGAGACCTCGTTCACAGAGCAGTTCTGTTTGGCCTTCGCGaagttttcttaaagaaacacTGGAAGGCTTCACGGGAAGGAAAACCAAACACTTGAACCATCAGTATTAGCCACCTGCCACACGGGGCACGTGCTCTCCAGCCGGCCAGTGTCCTGATGTCACTGTTaagcagagcccagtgcgggagcCCGTGATCTTCCCAGCTCCCAGAGGCATCTGATTAGTGACTCTGGCTCCATCCCAAACCCTGTCCGACGTCCATAAAACACAGCGTACAGCTCGACAGTCTGTCGATTCAAGACAAACTACACTCGAACCGAAAGGCTGGTAAAGCCGCAGTCTGGGTGGCGGGGGCGGTTCCACACGCGGGCCGGCTGTCCGCAGTCACCACAGAAGGTGAGCACAAGTCAGGCCTTCCCTCCCGTAGACTCGGGCGGCTTGTCACCCAAGCAGACCACGGATTCTCCAAGAGGCCACGGGGAGTGTGCCCGACCCAGCTGGATGGCGGACAGAGCCACACTACTGAGGGGCTAGATGGACACACTGAAAGAATTCTTTTTGCGAAAGGGTCACTCTCCTGGAGTCTGGCACTCACCCGCCAAAGATTTAGTCCCCGAAGTGAACGCAAGTCCAAAGTGAGAGCTAAAAGCTCTAGCATTTAAACCTACTTATACCCGGACTTTCTTCCTCATCATTACTTCCACACACTGAAATCTGTGTGtttgaagtattttataaaacacGGCTGGAAGAATCTTTTCGGACAAGAAATCCAGTCGTACCAGGACACGGCAACTGCTGCAACGTTAGCAAGAGGCTCTGAATGACGCGAAAGCAAACACAACACAGAGATGATGCTACCTGTGCAACGTTACCTTTATCACATGAGAGGGAAGCTGTGGTCCCATAAACCCTGACGCGGCCTGTTTGTTGCTGACAACCCGCTGGCTGATTACGGGTCGGGGCGAGGACTGGCCGGGGCTGTGAGTGGAATGCGTGAGTTCACCTCCATTTTTCACATCGTGGGACCTGGGGACAGATAGTGACAGCGCTTAGGGTTTCGCGGCGCATCTTCCCAGAAGAGGTTCATCTCTAGCCCCTCATAGGTAGCTGCAATGCAGAGCTTTGCACAGGGTCCCCTCTGGGTCAAGGTGGGCGGCAGGTGCTCACAACAGAGGTAAGTGTGCAaaggttttgttcttttaatttcagttttaagcaatctccacacccaacgtgggactcgaactcccatcaaatggtattttaaattgTGTATTCTGAAGATGACGCTacctgaaggatatttttcttttctgtttacattttttctaattataaatacATGCCATTACAGAAAATCTGCATccagaagttagaaaaaaaaaaaaaatactgtgccTCGCCTCACCCATCAGAGACATCTACTGTTCAGATTTACTGGAATATTCTCCAAGCTTTAGCCTATAATGATGTTTTCAATACCAGtgtgaaaaatttcaaattgcttttttctCCGTATAGATTGAGCTTtcttatatcatttaaaaaaaaaaaaaaaaaaggcaccggggcatctgggtggcccaggttaagcctccggcttcggctcaggtcatcatctcgtggctcgtgagttcgatccccacatcgggctctgagcttgacagctcagagcctggagcctgcttgggtttctgtgtctccctctctctctgctcctcccctgctcgtgctctctcaaaaataaacaaacgttaaaattttttaaaaaggcatcataaaaatcatttttaacagCTGCATAGCAGTCCGACGCATGGATACGCTATAATTTATGAGCTCATCCTGCTGACGTCCGAGATTTCAGGATGTTCCCAGCTTTCGGCTACTATGAATGAACGCCACAGAGCAAACGTCAGTCGTTTTCCAAGGCCGTGCATTACCAGACATGGAATTAGTGAGTCAGAGTACGCAGCAGCCACAGGAGAAGAGTGAGTGGCGCCCACCCAAGCCCGGCCCAGGAGGGTCACCGGCTGCCTGTGCTCGGTGGTAGAGAGGCGCCCACACCCGGGTCCCTCAGAGTCCCCCTTCAGGAGGCCTCCATGCCCAGGCCCGAGCCGTTCGccgccagcagcagcagccccccCTCCGCCATCACCTGCCCTTCCTCTGCGTGTTTCACTGTCCACCTGCCAAGGAGCTGGGAGCTAAATCAAACTCCTAATCCGTACTCAAAGCACGACCTTCCTTACTCTGTTGGCACCTCTGAGCTGctgttttaaaaacaaccaaattcTGAATTTAAATATGCCGATGAGATGAAGAGAAAGGGCGTAACAGAAAATGCGAAAATGCGTTTCCTGAGGATACCTGATATAAAAGAGTACGTAAGCTTGTTGACTGAGTACCGATCTAATATCACTGGTAGATACGATGGAGTCGTTCATTTGATACCAGAGGCCATTGCTAGCCTGCAAAAGAGAGCCAATGAAAGAGAGATTAGACAGCATTCAAGAGGAAACACCAACCAAGAGAAACGTAAGAAGAATGGGCTTTCATATGCTAACTGTGAAAGTCCCACCTTGCCCCCCAAGAATGCCAGTGCTGCCTTGAGAAACAGTTATTAGCAAAATCTGCACAGCTTACTTTGATGTAGCAGAAGTAGTGGCCAGCATGGCAGTTAAAGCCAGTGTGGACCAGTACTGCATACAGGACATAAATAATCGGTTCCCCGTTTGGTTGAGACATGTACGGTCGGATGTCAAGGTACTCAGGGTATTTCACATCCTAAACAGAAAcggagaggggaaaaaggaacatCATTTCCGAGGGCACAGATCATTCTGCACAAGCACGTGGAGACCCGCGGAGACCTAACACGCTGAGCTGCGTGTCAGAAGACATGACTGGCCCGGAGCCCGCCTGCGCCCGCACCTATTCAACGTGCTCCCACTGCATTCTTGATTTCCTCTAAATACACGAGGATCTCCTCTCAAGTGAATCGTCTGAACCCGTccgagagagagagcagtggtaGGCTACCTCTGGACTTTAGTCTCACTTACTTCTACTATTTCAGGAAGAGACTGTGGAGTCTCTTGCGTGCTACTCATTTCTGATACTTTCACTCTTCggaaagtagaaagaaaacaggaaaattcagCGTGCTGCCatcaaaacccacaaacaaacaggaaaacacGCTTTGGTGAAAAGAGAGCGAGATCCAGCAGGGACGTCCTCTTTGGATTTCGAATATTTCAAGTGACACCGgctctccctgtctgtccccaCCTTCACTGACGCTGAGGCCCAAACGCACAGCACAGGCACCAGTTTTATCATCACAGAGTCTGGCCAGCTAAAGCAGACACAAAGTACACACGCTCATAAACACACAGACCATCACGA
This window encodes:
- the USP42 gene encoding ubiquitin carboxyl-terminal hydrolase 42; translated protein: MTIVDKASESSDPPAYQNQPGSSEAASPGDMDAGSASWGAVSSLNDVSNHTLSLGPVPGAVVYSSSSVPDKSKPSPQKDQALGDGIAPPQKVLFPSEKICLKWQQTHRVGAGLQNLGNTCFANAALQCLTYTPPLANYMLSHEHSKTCHAEGFCMMCTMQAHITQALSNPGDVIKPMFVINEMRRIARHFRFGNQEDAHEFLQYTVDAMQKACLNGSNKLDRHTQATTLVCQIFGGYLRSRVKCLNCKGVSDTFDPYLDITLEIKAAQSVNKALEQFVKPEQLDGENSYKCSKCKKMVPASKRFTIHRSSNVLTLSLKRFANFTGGKIAKDVKYPEYLDIRPYMSQPNGEPIIYVLYAVLVHTGFNCHAGHYFCYIKASNGLWYQMNDSIVSTSDIRSVLSQQAYVLFYIRSHDVKNGGELTHSTHSPGQSSPRPVISQRVVSNKQAASGFMGPQLPSHVIKNPPHLNGTGPSKEAPSSSMASPSGNSSVSRAGSVNASTSVQNWSVNRPSVIPEHPKKQKITISIHNKLPVRQGQSQPSLHGPSLDTPSKPVPSSTVTSSAMQSTSSASMTAVSSKVTKQMTPSESCSKPVMNGKSKLRSSVLVPYGAESSEESDEEAKGPGKENGLGTIESSNSSVQDAEDDEASPLELREPVALNGAESPDSDLKENGLPCDGARCPVQPALPSENPFSKANGLPGKSMPAPLPPLPEDNILETFKLGSKVKGATEETSSPGAEEGPAEGPGAELEPGSPSPDSREKPETLTSLSSKLKKASPPSDPSIQSTKEEVSENIAAKPEEFSPGADDLCGSTRNGAGDDPLPKPCGPGDLTDDQSRPAQAASGTRTDSPRASAAVEAAQGSSPSPPARSEGACEHEPFCVSGDKRADTDTEGPWKGAGAAASDLPSPQVDTGTEHRSEGGPEQSHGEKREENKVGQKVPDRSPVKEKISILRRVDRGHYRNRRDRSSSGERARESRSKTEDRYHRKRRSYTRERPRQDRYRTEHCGGSQHHPCHGERASPGEPRSLARYGHHHPRSRGGSEQEWGRYHHSEGEHPWAREKYYPEKLRWDKCRYYHDRYALYAAREWRPFHERPYDKAAAAGRPYRDCYRSRKGCEAAAKGKGRHRFSPRAGPPPAPLPYPEKHPHEKIAPGAEADTCDLAGRFHDHENVKSRKRRYDSLENGDGRGEKRAWRGAQKEPLEEPKAKKHKKSKKKKKSKDKHRDRDSRHQQDSDLSVACSDADLHRHKKKKKKKKRHSRKCEDFVKDSEPHPPKAASHETVDRFRRTDGAFPLTDGLPLEGVGPFCEKRKHLRMGSRDDRCPLSECGQGD